In a genomic window of Hymenobacter chitinivorans DSM 11115:
- a CDS encoding energy transducer TonB has product MRPTVRRLTLLLALSTATLTAAHAQQKLKYPKPNADEIYDAVAKPAVPTTGLQGYADYLEKNQKYPAAAIQNGQEGTVEVTFVVEKSGGVSDVQVKNAVAPLLDAEAIRLIKGGPKWVPAENKGQKVRQRVTVPVSFMLPLGAGGPAPKVRPDEDGAAENKPAGPTVVKADQPARPVGGTDAFFEWIQKNQKYPALARKKNIQGKVMVEFMVQPDGSLTDVKLVKRLGAGLDEEALRLIKAAPKWEPATYQGKPVRQKMVLPVLFTLL; this is encoded by the coding sequence ATGCGCCCCACTGTCCGCCGCCTGACCCTGTTGCTGGCCCTGAGCACGGCCACGCTCACCGCCGCCCACGCCCAGCAGAAATTGAAGTATCCCAAGCCCAACGCCGACGAAATCTACGACGCCGTGGCCAAGCCCGCCGTGCCCACCACCGGCCTGCAGGGTTACGCCGACTACCTGGAGAAAAACCAGAAGTATCCGGCGGCCGCTATTCAAAACGGCCAGGAAGGCACCGTGGAGGTTACGTTCGTGGTGGAGAAGTCGGGCGGCGTGTCCGACGTCCAGGTGAAAAATGCCGTGGCTCCCCTGCTCGATGCTGAAGCTATTCGCCTAATCAAGGGCGGCCCGAAGTGGGTGCCGGCCGAAAACAAGGGCCAGAAAGTGCGGCAGCGCGTCACGGTGCCGGTGTCGTTTATGCTGCCCCTGGGCGCCGGCGGCCCCGCCCCCAAGGTGCGGCCCGACGAAGATGGTGCCGCCGAAAATAAGCCCGCCGGCCCTACCGTGGTCAAGGCCGACCAGCCCGCCCGGCCCGTGGGCGGCACCGATGCCTTCTTCGAATGGATTCAGAAAAACCAGAAATACCCGGCCCTGGCCCGCAAGAAGAACATTCAGGGTAAGGTCATGGTTGAATTCATGGTGCAGCCCGATGGCTCTCTGACCGACGTTAAACTAGTCAAGCGCCTCGGCGCCGGCCTCGACGAGGAAGCCCTGCGCCTGATCAAGGCGGCGCCCAAATGGGAGCCGGCCACCTACCAGGGCAAGCCAGTGCGGCAAAAAATGGTGCTGCCCGTCTTGTTCACACTTCTGTAA
- a CDS encoding RidA family protein, protein MQPDETSTAHNSSRAPEPVGLYPHARRVGNLLFLSGVGPRQRGQKAIPGVELSEDNKVLRYDFESQCHAVFQNVRYILEEAGSRWDDLVDVTVFLTNMKDDFATYNRLYAEYFQTNQPCRTTVEINCLPTPIAIELKCIAVVGEGR, encoded by the coding sequence ATGCAACCTGACGAAACCTCTACCGCGCACAATTCTTCCCGGGCCCCGGAGCCCGTAGGCCTGTACCCGCACGCCCGCCGGGTGGGCAACCTGCTGTTTTTGTCGGGGGTGGGGCCGCGGCAGCGCGGGCAGAAAGCCATTCCCGGCGTGGAGCTGTCGGAAGATAACAAAGTTCTACGCTACGATTTCGAAAGCCAGTGCCACGCCGTGTTCCAGAACGTGCGCTACATCCTGGAAGAAGCCGGCTCCCGCTGGGACGACCTGGTGGACGTAACCGTGTTTTTGACCAACATGAAGGACGACTTTGCCACCTACAACCGGCTCTACGCCGAGTACTTCCAAACCAACCAGCCCTGCCGCACCACGGTCGAAATCAACTGCCTGCCCACCCCCATTGCCATTGAGCTTAAATGTATTGCCGTAGTGGGCGAAGGCCGCTAA
- a CDS encoding DUF3857 domain-containing protein — translation MMANKLTCWLGVLGGLLLTLPTLAQQPLQALVAAQKQYPDEKAVYLDYREDVTVELKGDSVQVLARHHYDMLHLAPQSALYARDKVYSSHFNRLQKLEARTLIPAGNDYKALRISDFKEKFEVQEGIFFDDTRYTTWTFPAVAPGVRTVVDYTVRHPDARFLSPFYFANHVPTRHAEVTLTAPKSVKISYKLFNVEKTPVTFTKQEKGSSVVYRWTVDNMPSPSRDDDGPEIAYYAPHLVYYVEEVPAAGQPRKMLSGVPELFSLYSGFVANLDKKESPALRRVVDSLAVGAASEEERVRRVYYWVQDHVRYVAFENGLRGFVPADAGQVYARRFGDCKDMANLTHEMLRMAGVKSYLTWIGTRALPYRYSELATPGVDNHMIATWEPKPGQYVFLDATSKHNPFNMPTSMIQGKEALLALDGKNCKVVSVPVMDKEKSHAVDISTVALSGTTLKGKGQLALSGYPKITQAYALDGLDKTEETKYVKRVLERGNNKFFVDSYAVRNVAAREQPLTIDYEYRLQDYVQQVDDEIYLNLNLEQPYANDRIDADKRRLPLYNEYTHSDRTRTEFEIPAGYDVEYLPANASTKEDVLGFSIRYERKGNKIVQEKDLYVNYLLLQPAEFAKWNTVVDKLGAAYRDVIILKKKKV, via the coding sequence ATGATGGCAAATAAACTCACCTGCTGGCTGGGCGTACTGGGTGGCCTGCTACTCACGCTGCCCACTCTGGCCCAGCAGCCCCTGCAGGCCTTAGTGGCCGCCCAAAAGCAGTACCCCGACGAGAAGGCCGTCTACCTCGACTACCGCGAAGACGTGACGGTGGAGCTCAAGGGCGACTCGGTGCAGGTGCTGGCCCGCCACCACTACGACATGCTGCACCTGGCCCCGCAGTCGGCCCTCTACGCCCGCGACAAAGTGTACAGCTCCCACTTCAACCGCCTGCAGAAGCTCGAAGCCCGCACCCTGATTCCGGCCGGCAACGACTACAAGGCCCTGCGCATTTCCGACTTTAAGGAGAAATTCGAGGTCCAGGAAGGCATTTTCTTCGACGATACCCGCTACACCACCTGGACGTTTCCGGCCGTGGCCCCCGGCGTGCGGACCGTCGTGGATTACACCGTGCGCCACCCCGACGCGCGGTTTTTGTCACCGTTCTACTTCGCCAACCACGTGCCCACCCGGCACGCCGAAGTCACGCTGACGGCGCCCAAGTCAGTTAAGATCAGCTATAAGCTCTTCAACGTCGAGAAAACGCCCGTTACGTTCACCAAGCAGGAAAAAGGCTCGTCGGTGGTGTACCGCTGGACGGTGGACAACATGCCCAGCCCCTCGCGCGACGACGACGGGCCGGAAATTGCTTATTACGCGCCCCATCTGGTGTATTACGTGGAGGAAGTGCCGGCCGCCGGCCAGCCCCGCAAGATGCTCTCGGGCGTGCCCGAGCTGTTTTCGCTCTACTCGGGCTTCGTGGCCAACCTCGACAAGAAGGAAAGCCCGGCCCTGCGCCGCGTCGTGGACTCCCTGGCCGTGGGTGCCGCCTCGGAAGAGGAGCGGGTGCGCCGCGTCTACTACTGGGTGCAGGACCACGTGCGCTACGTGGCCTTCGAAAACGGCCTGCGCGGCTTCGTGCCCGCCGATGCCGGGCAGGTGTACGCCCGCCGCTTCGGCGACTGCAAGGACATGGCCAACCTGACCCACGAAATGCTGCGCATGGCCGGCGTCAAGTCCTACCTGACCTGGATTGGCACCCGCGCCTTGCCCTACCGCTACTCCGAGCTGGCCACGCCCGGCGTCGACAACCACATGATTGCCACCTGGGAGCCCAAGCCGGGCCAGTATGTGTTTCTGGACGCCACCAGCAAGCACAACCCGTTTAACATGCCCACATCCATGATTCAGGGCAAAGAGGCGCTGCTGGCCCTCGACGGCAAGAACTGCAAGGTGGTGAGCGTGCCGGTGATGGACAAGGAGAAAAGTCACGCCGTGGACATTTCGACCGTGGCCCTGAGCGGCACCACGCTCAAGGGCAAGGGGCAGCTGGCCTTGTCGGGCTACCCCAAAATCACCCAGGCCTACGCCCTGGATGGCCTAGACAAAACCGAGGAAACCAAGTACGTGAAGCGGGTGCTGGAACGCGGCAACAACAAGTTCTTCGTCGACAGCTATGCCGTGCGCAACGTGGCCGCCCGCGAGCAGCCCCTGACCATTGACTACGAATACCGCCTGCAAGATTACGTGCAACAGGTCGACGACGAGATTTACCTGAACCTGAACCTGGAGCAGCCCTACGCCAACGACCGGATTGACGCCGACAAGCGCCGCCTGCCGCTCTACAACGAGTACACCCACTCGGACCGGACCCGCACCGAGTTTGAGATTCCGGCTGGCTACGACGTGGAGTACCTGCCGGCCAATGCCTCGACCAAGGAAGACGTGCTGGGCTTCAGCATCCGCTACGAGCGCAAGGGCAACAAAATCGTGCAGGAGAAAGACCTCTACGTGAATTACCTGCTGCTCCAGCCCGCCGAATTTGCCAAGTGGAACACGGTGGTCGACAAGCTGGGCGCAGCCTACCGCGACGTTATCATCCTGAAAAAGAAGAAGGTTTAG
- a CDS encoding DUF4442 domain-containing protein — translation MTPDTASAGPAPADTPQAAAFRRTIANPLKLRLFMLRSLPMAYLAGLRVREITPERATVTVPFKYLTKNPFRSIYFACLSMAAEMASGVLAMMNTSSGAPVSMLVVGMEAEFSKKAVGLIAFTSQDGLRIAQAVAESRATGEGRTVVCTSTGLDQAGDNVAVFRITWSFRAKAKQPLRA, via the coding sequence ATGACTCCCGATACCGCCTCCGCCGGGCCCGCCCCGGCCGATACGCCCCAGGCCGCCGCGTTTCGCCGCACCATTGCCAATCCGCTCAAGCTGCGCCTGTTCATGCTGCGCAGCCTGCCCATGGCCTATCTGGCCGGCTTGCGGGTGCGCGAAATCACGCCGGAGCGGGCCACCGTGACCGTGCCGTTTAAGTACCTGACCAAAAATCCGTTTCGCAGCATCTACTTCGCCTGCCTGAGCATGGCCGCCGAAATGGCCAGCGGCGTGCTGGCCATGATGAATACCAGCAGTGGCGCCCCGGTGTCGATGCTGGTGGTAGGAATGGAGGCCGAGTTCAGCAAGAAAGCGGTGGGTTTAATTGCCTTTACCAGCCAAGACGGCCTGCGCATTGCCCAGGCCGTGGCCGAAAGCCGCGCTACCGGCGAGGGCCGCACCGTGGTTTGCACCAGCACCGGCCTCGACCAGGCCGGCGACAATGTGGCGGTGTTCCGCATCACTTGGTCGTTCCGGGCCAAGGCCAAGCAACCATTACGCGCTTAA
- a CDS encoding PPC domain-containing DNA-binding protein: protein MTRIIFSLALLGLSASAAFAQHPMPAPAAAPVSAQSSPMRTYALRLRPGQDLRQQLTAFVQEHHIRAAALVTCVGSLTTTTLRLANQSGPTVYHGHFEIVSLVGTLSVNGSHVHLAVADSTGRTIGGHLLDGNIIYTTAELVIGVLDELDFRRETDPVSTYQELAVYPRAAAGKKKAAGAGPEKKAGKQ, encoded by the coding sequence ATGACGCGGATTATCTTTTCTTTGGCGCTGCTGGGGCTGAGTGCTTCGGCGGCCTTTGCCCAACACCCCATGCCTGCTCCTGCTGCCGCCCCGGTTTCAGCCCAGTCTTCGCCCATGCGCACGTACGCCCTGCGCTTGCGCCCCGGCCAGGATTTGCGCCAGCAGCTCACGGCCTTCGTGCAGGAGCACCACATCCGGGCCGCGGCGCTGGTCACCTGCGTGGGCAGCCTGACCACGACCACGCTACGCCTGGCCAACCAGAGCGGGCCTACGGTCTACCACGGGCACTTCGAAATCGTGTCGTTGGTAGGTACGCTCTCCGTTAACGGCAGCCACGTGCACCTGGCCGTGGCCGACTCCACGGGGCGCACCATCGGCGGCCACCTGCTCGACGGCAACATTATCTATACCACGGCCGAGCTGGTGATTGGGGTACTGGACGAGCTGGATTTCCGCCGTGAAACTGACCCGGTGTCGACCTACCAGGAGCTGGCGGTGTACCCGCGGGCGGCGGCCGGTAAAAAGAAAGCCGCCGGCGCCGGCCCGGAAAAGAAGGCGGGCAAGCAATAA
- a CDS encoding carboxypeptidase-like regulatory domain-containing protein, producing the protein MQFKTIRKNTRSFLLYGAMLALSFTGCDKSEADLAKATVTYTGQVKLHDEFGAALTDHSGATVALYDDASITTQTAADGTFTLTGATPGKHRLLFAKRSFGSYYSDELEASGATYALRKPVALGQIHTVEYEYTCTANNTGKYLVIQGSITLLRIRIRPRLDAGCTACFWMVASVTMAPWI; encoded by the coding sequence ATGCAGTTCAAAACTATCCGAAAGAATACCAGGAGCTTTCTGCTTTATGGAGCCATGTTGGCCCTCAGCTTCACGGGCTGTGACAAGAGCGAGGCTGATTTGGCCAAAGCCACGGTGACGTATACCGGCCAGGTAAAGCTCCACGACGAATTTGGTGCCGCGCTTACCGACCACAGTGGCGCTACTGTGGCACTGTATGATGATGCAAGCATAACTACGCAAACGGCAGCCGACGGTACCTTTACCCTGACTGGCGCGACGCCCGGTAAGCACCGGTTACTATTCGCTAAGCGCAGCTTTGGCAGCTATTATTCCGACGAGCTAGAAGCATCCGGTGCCACGTACGCGCTGCGTAAGCCAGTTGCCCTGGGTCAGATCCACACCGTGGAATACGAGTATACCTGCACGGCCAATAACACCGGCAAATACCTCGTGATACAAGGCTCTATTACTCTATTAAGAATCCGAATCCGGCCGAGACTCGACGCCGGGTGCACCGCGTGTTTCTGGATGGTGGCATCGGTTACGATGGCGCCGTGGATCTGA
- a CDS encoding DUF3857 domain-containing protein: MLQSFSRLFWLTLALGWLLALDVCAQSIPAGLTHAGYTWDAKRKRLPLTEAEAQLPALSLLDFTAQEYFYDEKTQKLGLYSTNHSIVRVNSTDAIERFNKIYVPVQDGALLWLKARTISPRGEVVELNQSNIKELKDQDGGRGFKIFAVEGVEKGSEIEYVYMRQRSPNYFGREYLQAELPARAVTFELISPEQLTFDTRVYHGPQASRDTVIGGKHIVRIALKDVPVAREEAFANSQAERMRIEYKLAYNASRGRERLFTWAEASQYIHGALYTYSKDEQKALDKLLKQMKVPTGSVADQVPFVENYIKTNFNPAEGYAEPELGGIITTRNATDLGFARLFAGVFRKLGIEHEVVVTSDRSVSPFDESFDTWNYLDNYIFYFPATKQMLAPARPDYRYGMVPAEWTANPGLFIRTVKLGATESAVGKVKDIPTLAADQNPSDLDIKVQFAPALDKSTVNIRYILGGYNAQVIQPFYSLIPEAKRTEVAQEFIKSCVPDATFKSLNVVNGERGLSPLSNPFIVEAGVESAALLNRAGPKYLFKVGELLGPQSELYQADARQFDVENEFNRRYNRVITFELPAGYSIRNLKDLNYNVKAGPDAAAPLFLFQSSYAVDGQKVTVTIKEHYQQIRWPKKDFEAFREVVNAAANFNKVVLVLEKKG, encoded by the coding sequence ATGCTACAATCTTTTTCCCGCCTTTTCTGGCTAACCCTGGCCCTGGGCTGGCTGCTGGCCCTCGACGTATGCGCCCAAAGCATTCCGGCCGGCCTCACCCACGCCGGCTACACATGGGACGCTAAGCGCAAGCGTCTGCCGCTCACCGAAGCCGAAGCCCAGCTGCCGGCCCTCTCCCTGCTCGACTTCACGGCCCAGGAATATTTCTACGACGAGAAAACCCAGAAGCTGGGCCTGTACTCGACCAACCACAGCATCGTGCGCGTCAACAGCACCGATGCCATCGAGCGGTTCAACAAGATTTACGTGCCCGTGCAGGACGGCGCTTTGCTCTGGCTCAAGGCCCGCACCATTAGTCCGCGGGGCGAGGTAGTGGAGCTCAACCAAAGTAATATCAAGGAGCTCAAGGACCAGGATGGCGGCCGGGGCTTCAAGATTTTTGCCGTGGAAGGCGTGGAGAAGGGCAGTGAAATCGAGTACGTGTACATGCGGCAGCGCAGCCCCAACTACTTCGGCCGCGAGTACCTGCAGGCCGAGCTGCCGGCCCGCGCGGTTACGTTCGAGCTGATTTCGCCCGAGCAGCTCACCTTCGATACCCGCGTGTACCACGGCCCCCAGGCCAGCCGCGACACGGTTATCGGTGGCAAGCACATTGTGCGGATTGCCCTGAAAGATGTGCCCGTGGCCCGGGAAGAAGCCTTTGCCAACTCCCAGGCCGAGCGGATGCGCATCGAGTATAAGCTGGCCTACAACGCCAGCCGGGGTCGGGAGCGGCTCTTCACTTGGGCCGAAGCCAGCCAGTACATCCACGGGGCGCTATACACCTATTCCAAAGACGAGCAAAAAGCCCTCGACAAGCTTCTGAAGCAGATGAAAGTGCCCACCGGTAGCGTAGCTGATCAGGTGCCGTTCGTGGAAAACTACATCAAGACCAACTTCAACCCCGCCGAAGGCTACGCGGAGCCCGAACTAGGCGGCATCATCACCACCCGCAACGCCACGGACCTGGGCTTTGCCCGCCTCTTTGCCGGCGTGTTCCGTAAGCTGGGCATCGAGCACGAAGTCGTAGTCACCTCCGACCGGAGCGTGTCGCCCTTCGATGAGTCGTTCGACACCTGGAACTACCTCGACAACTACATTTTCTACTTCCCGGCCACCAAGCAAATGCTGGCTCCGGCCCGGCCCGACTACCGCTACGGCATGGTGCCCGCCGAATGGACGGCTAACCCCGGCCTGTTTATCCGGACCGTGAAGCTGGGCGCTACCGAGTCGGCAGTGGGCAAGGTGAAGGACATCCCGACCCTGGCCGCCGACCAGAACCCGAGCGACCTGGACATCAAGGTGCAGTTTGCCCCGGCCCTGGATAAGTCGACGGTCAACATCCGCTACATCCTGGGCGGCTACAACGCCCAGGTGATTCAGCCCTTCTACTCCCTGATTCCCGAGGCCAAGCGCACCGAAGTAGCCCAGGAGTTCATCAAGAGCTGCGTGCCCGATGCCACCTTCAAGAGCCTGAACGTGGTGAACGGGGAGCGGGGCCTGAGCCCCTTGAGCAACCCTTTCATCGTGGAAGCCGGCGTAGAGTCGGCGGCCCTGCTGAACCGGGCGGGTCCCAAGTACTTGTTCAAAGTAGGTGAGCTGCTCGGCCCGCAGTCGGAGCTCTACCAGGCCGATGCCCGGCAGTTCGACGTGGAAAACGAGTTTAACCGCCGCTACAACCGCGTCATCACCTTCGAGCTGCCCGCCGGCTACAGCATCCGCAACCTGAAGGATTTGAACTACAACGTGAAAGCCGGCCCCGACGCGGCGGCCCCGCTGTTCTTGTTTCAGTCGAGCTACGCCGTGGACGGGCAGAAAGTCACGGTTACCATCAAGGAGCACTACCAGCAGATCCGCTGGCCCAAGAAGGACTTCGAAGCCTTCCGGGAAGTGGTAAACGCCGCCGCCAACTTCAACAAAGTGGTGCTGGTGCTGGAAAAGAAGGGCTAA
- a CDS encoding TonB-dependent receptor plug domain-containing protein has product MKKSIPFVLASLFGAEEVEAQSTRPDTLRAISLSEVVVSANRVQERKADIPQQIDVLPAAQIRLQNPMNTADALQNTGQVFVQKSQFGGGSPVIRGFEANKILLVIDGVRMNNAIYRAGHLQNILTTDANAVDRIEVLSGAGSVIYGTDALGGVISILTKNPRLADSTTATQPRVGMSSFVRYGTAAKEKTAHTDLSLGWRKFGSLTSITASDFDDLRKGRRDYKSFPGFGENLRYVERQDGKDVVVPNDNVNIQRESGYRQLGVLQKFLYRPSATQQHTLNVQYSTTSNVPRYDRLQEYRNGNLRFAEWNYGPEKRFFASYQFQYSRPTAFFDMVRFTPAVQKVNESRLSRAFGNVNRDENLEEVKIGSVNLDLFKQIGRHELRYGAEATRNKVESVGRRVNIDNGATIGIATRYPTGSTYATTGVYASHNWEITPQLILSDGLRFSTVKLKANFNPEFFKSSLLNSDQKSSSLNGNLGLVWMLPVGFRVSGLVSTGFRNPNLDDVSKTFEQNNGTLIVPNPDLKPEQIFYREAEVSQTIEGKLHVAVTGFYSTLTDAIVVRPYTAPDGSTTTVYNGQPFTTVANTNANKARVYGFSGRFNAALLNHWSTQASVTYTKGRVLTTDVPLDHIPPVYGRGAITYQNRKLTAEASMLFNGRKGLADYSPSGEDNLGQNTPVGALGWQTFNLRTTYQITRSWSVQSGLENILDQSYRPFASGINAAGRNFYLTVRFER; this is encoded by the coding sequence ATGAAGAAAAGTATACCATTCGTGCTGGCCAGCCTGTTTGGGGCCGAAGAAGTAGAAGCCCAGAGCACCCGCCCCGATACGCTACGGGCCATCAGCCTGAGTGAAGTGGTGGTGTCGGCCAACCGGGTGCAGGAGCGCAAGGCCGATATTCCCCAGCAGATTGACGTACTGCCCGCGGCCCAGATTCGGCTGCAAAACCCGATGAACACCGCCGACGCCCTGCAGAACACCGGGCAGGTATTCGTGCAGAAGTCGCAGTTTGGCGGCGGCAGCCCGGTTATCCGGGGCTTCGAGGCCAACAAGATTCTGCTGGTAATCGACGGGGTGCGGATGAACAACGCCATTTACCGGGCCGGCCATTTGCAGAACATTCTGACCACCGACGCCAATGCCGTCGACCGGATTGAGGTGCTCAGCGGCGCGGGCTCGGTTATCTACGGTACCGACGCGCTGGGCGGCGTTATCAGCATCCTGACCAAGAACCCCCGGCTTGCGGACAGCACCACGGCCACCCAGCCGCGGGTGGGCATGAGCAGCTTTGTGCGCTATGGTACGGCGGCCAAGGAAAAAACGGCCCACACCGACCTGAGCCTGGGCTGGCGCAAGTTTGGCTCCCTGACCAGCATCACCGCCTCCGACTTCGACGACCTGCGCAAGGGCCGCCGCGACTATAAGTCATTCCCCGGCTTCGGCGAAAACCTGCGCTACGTGGAGCGCCAGGACGGCAAGGACGTGGTGGTGCCCAACGACAACGTGAACATTCAGCGGGAGTCGGGCTACCGGCAGCTCGGGGTGCTGCAAAAGTTTCTCTACCGGCCCAGCGCCACCCAGCAGCACACCCTGAACGTGCAGTACTCCACGACCTCCAACGTGCCGCGCTACGACCGGCTGCAGGAGTACCGCAATGGGAATCTGCGTTTTGCCGAGTGGAACTACGGCCCGGAAAAGCGTTTTTTCGCCAGCTACCAGTTTCAGTACTCCCGCCCCACGGCCTTCTTTGACATGGTCCGTTTTACGCCGGCCGTGCAGAAGGTAAATGAAAGCCGGTTGTCGCGGGCCTTTGGCAACGTCAACCGCGACGAAAATTTGGAGGAAGTCAAAATTGGCTCCGTCAACCTGGACCTGTTCAAGCAAATCGGTCGGCACGAACTGCGCTACGGGGCCGAGGCTACCCGCAACAAGGTGGAAAGCGTGGGCCGCCGCGTCAACATCGACAACGGCGCAACCATCGGCATTGCCACGCGCTACCCCACCGGCTCGACCTACGCCACTACCGGCGTGTACGCCTCGCACAACTGGGAAATTACGCCCCAGCTGATTCTGTCCGACGGGCTGCGCTTCAGCACCGTCAAGCTCAAGGCCAACTTCAACCCTGAGTTCTTTAAGTCCAGCCTGCTGAATTCCGACCAGAAGTCGTCGTCGCTCAACGGCAACCTGGGCCTGGTGTGGATGCTGCCGGTGGGCTTCCGGGTGAGCGGCTTGGTGTCGACGGGCTTCCGCAACCCCAACCTGGACGACGTGAGCAAGACTTTCGAGCAAAACAACGGCACGCTCATCGTACCCAACCCCGACCTGAAGCCCGAGCAGATTTTCTACCGCGAAGCCGAAGTCTCGCAGACCATCGAAGGCAAGCTGCACGTGGCCGTTACGGGCTTCTACAGCACCCTGACCGACGCCATTGTGGTGCGGCCCTACACCGCCCCCGACGGCTCGACGACCACCGTGTACAACGGGCAGCCCTTCACGACGGTAGCCAATACCAACGCCAACAAGGCCCGCGTGTACGGCTTCAGTGGCCGCTTCAACGCGGCGCTGCTCAACCACTGGAGCACCCAGGCCTCGGTAACCTACACCAAGGGCCGCGTGCTGACCACCGACGTGCCGCTGGACCACATTCCGCCGGTATACGGCCGTGGGGCCATAACCTACCAGAACCGCAAGCTCACGGCTGAAGCCTCCATGCTCTTCAACGGCCGCAAAGGCCTGGCCGATTACAGTCCCTCGGGCGAAGACAACCTGGGGCAGAACACGCCGGTGGGGGCCCTGGGCTGGCAAACCTTCAACCTGCGCACCACCTACCAGATTACCCGGAGCTGGAGCGTGCAGTCGGGCCTGGAAAACATTCTGGACCAAAGCTACCGGCCCTTTGCCTCGGGCATCAACGCGGCGGGCCGCAATTTCTACCTGACGGTGCGCTTTGAGCGGTAG
- a CDS encoding DNA integrity scanning protein DisA nucleotide-binding domain protein, which produces MLAPLPLLSAPPVAPIPAPPVSGPLTIWPYQARFQQAAQAMAEGIFNVLDDDLAPKVTLIGIPAEQGHSDEVVCLEPADCGLDFEHFSNILARGKEMQSLYSWSAADREHLTEETIRKRYQGVGLRLAMQEALNAVSSKNQYFSGWPVLVGKFFVVTVLQLNHKVLKSHQSLRPDRYYTDGKPVAPSLVLAAVQRFQEECIKALNEPEPGAGMLVRPRETDELVRAAGKLLMDTPAQALGISPATAKLFATCNTISSLRYEGAEGIGKLLLARRRHPNLEEVFALTCPTPLTDYRAVRKLLEMTTADVSLLADGENVYALGRLVGTYDASREDLFMINFVTHYAWEFQHDGKVLMRSHYGQPSLPRPRLNRLQFRKDLRRIFDLTAPEKVERLWDVVVEASRQKHGTLVVVTTEALAEADRLKLQCTLIEPVPLTPLITRLVTAIDGAVLVDPDAYCYSIGVILDGKASGHGTSTRGARYNSAIRYVESSPYPCMAIVVSEDGLVDVITKDNLLERD; this is translated from the coding sequence ATGCTGGCCCCGTTACCCCTCTTATCCGCCCCGCCGGTAGCGCCGATTCCCGCGCCGCCGGTTTCCGGTCCCCTCACAATCTGGCCCTACCAGGCCCGGTTTCAGCAGGCGGCCCAGGCTATGGCCGAAGGTATTTTCAACGTCCTCGACGACGATTTGGCGCCCAAAGTAACCCTGATTGGCATTCCCGCCGAGCAGGGTCATTCCGATGAAGTAGTGTGCCTGGAGCCGGCCGACTGTGGACTCGACTTCGAGCACTTCAGCAATATCCTGGCCCGGGGCAAGGAAATGCAGAGCCTCTACTCCTGGAGCGCGGCCGACCGGGAGCACCTCACCGAGGAAACGATTCGCAAGCGTTACCAGGGCGTGGGCCTGCGCCTGGCCATGCAGGAAGCCCTGAATGCGGTAAGCTCCAAAAACCAGTATTTCTCCGGCTGGCCGGTGCTGGTGGGCAAGTTCTTCGTCGTGACGGTGCTACAGCTCAACCACAAGGTGCTCAAGAGCCACCAGTCGCTGCGCCCCGACCGCTACTACACCGACGGTAAGCCCGTGGCACCTTCGCTGGTACTGGCCGCCGTGCAGCGTTTCCAGGAAGAGTGCATCAAGGCGTTGAATGAGCCCGAACCCGGCGCCGGCATGCTGGTGCGCCCCCGCGAAACTGATGAGCTGGTGCGGGCTGCCGGCAAACTGCTGATGGACACCCCAGCCCAGGCCCTGGGCATCAGCCCGGCCACGGCCAAGCTGTTTGCCACCTGCAACACGATTTCCTCGTTGCGCTACGAAGGTGCCGAGGGCATCGGCAAGCTGCTGCTGGCCCGCCGCCGCCACCCCAACCTGGAGGAGGTATTTGCCCTGACCTGCCCCACCCCGCTCACCGACTACCGGGCCGTGCGCAAGCTGCTGGAAATGACCACGGCCGACGTGAGCCTACTGGCCGACGGAGAAAATGTGTACGCCCTGGGCCGCCTCGTGGGCACCTACGACGCCAGCCGGGAGGATCTGTTCATGATCAACTTCGTGACCCACTACGCCTGGGAGTTTCAGCACGACGGCAAGGTGCTCATGCGCAGCCACTATGGCCAGCCCAGCCTGCCCCGGCCCCGCCTCAACCGCCTGCAGTTCCGCAAAGACCTGCGCCGCATCTTTGATTTGACCGCCCCCGAAAAAGTGGAGCGCCTCTGGGACGTAGTCGTTGAAGCCAGCCGCCAAAAGCACGGCACGCTGGTCGTCGTCACCACCGAGGCCCTGGCCGAGGCCGACCGCCTCAAGCTGCAGTGCACCCTCATCGAGCCCGTACCGCTCACCCCGCTTATCACCCGCCTCGTCACGGCCATCGACGGAGCCGTGCTCGTCGACCCCGACGCGTATTGCTACTCCATCGGCGTTATCCTGGACGGCAAGGCCTCGGGCCACGGTACCAGTACCCGCGGAGCCCGCTACAATTCGGCCATTCGCTACGTCGAAAGCAGCCCCTACCCCTGCATGGCCATCGTGGTCAGTGAGGACGGCTTGGTCGACGTTATTACCAAGGACAACTTGCTGGAGCGGGATTAA